A stretch of DNA from Maridesulfovibrio sp.:
CGAATTTCGCCCGGAACAGTTTTATTCACAGGCCCGTATCCTTGAAAAAGAGCCGTTTCCTCTTGGGGAATCTGTTGCTGCAAGATTCGGACGCATCTACATACAGGACCGTTCATCCATGCTGCCGCCGCTTATGCTGGCACCGGAAGAAGGAGATACGGTTCTGGATATGTGCGCCGCACCGGGAAGCAAAACAGGCCTGCTCTCCAGACTTGCCGGGCGTAACGGATTCGTGCTGGCCTGCGAGGCTTCAGGAGACAGGCTGGCCCTGCTGCGCCAGAACATGCGTAAAACACAATCCGTAAATACCGCCACCGCTCATTACGAATCACAGAAACTTCCTCTTTCGCCCGAAAGCTGGAACATCATTCAACTCGACCCACCGTGCAGCGGATGGGGTACCCTGAACAAGAATCCCAAGGCCATGGACCTGTGGAAGGACGAAAAAACCATTCCACTGGTCACGCTGCAACGCAAGCTGCTGACCAAAGCGTATGAACTTCTGGCTCCGGGCGGAAGGCTGGTATACTCAACCTGCACTACAAATGTTCAGGAAAACGAGGAACAGACCCGTTTTGCAATTGAAGAGCTGGGATATGAAAATTTCGATCTTCCCCGCCCTGCCGGATTCACCATTGCCGACCCGCTCCTCCCGGGCATGGAAGGAGTGCTCAGAGTAGACGGTTCAGGCGGAGGTCAGGGGTTCTACCTCTGCGGACTGAAAAAGCCGGGCAAAGCAGAAACAAGCATTTCCGGGGACTGCAATCCTCCGGGACGCAAAATTGACCTGAACAAAATTGAATTTCCCGAAGCCGTGGACCTCGACTCATTGCCTGAAGGCGAATTATATGAATTCCGAGACAAAGCGGTGTTCATGAACCGGACAGCACTTGAAATCCTGCCCGGAGGACTGCGCTGGCAGGGATTCCCTGTCGGCAGAATCAATAAGAACAGATTCCGCCCCGATCCCTATGCAAGGTGCCTGCTCCCCGGCAAGCCAAGTGGAACGGCTCTGGTTGTCGAAAAAGCGGAAGAGCTTTCCAACCTTCTTTCAGGGCAAAGCCTAAACGGCCCGGCCGCAGGCAAAGGACCGGCCGGATTATATTACAAAGAGATGCTGCTCGGCTTTATCGGCAAAAAAGGCAGCCGCTACTTCTGGACAGACAAATAGTTACAAGGAAACAACTGATGAACGGAACCAACCGCCGCATGAAGCGGCTCTTCGACAAGGAAAGCGGCAACGCCCTCATCCTTGCACTGGACCACGGAGCCAACGAGGGCATGATTGACGGACTGGGCGCCATACCGTCCATACTGGAAGCACTGCCCGCTTCCGGGGTTCAGGGAGTAATTCTCAACAAGGGACTGGCAAAGCACTACAGTTCACTCATTCCTACAGACGTGAATCTCATTGTTCAGCTCAACGCAGGCACCAGACACGGCTCGCCGACCTACAACAAGAACATTGTCTGCTCAATACAGGAGGCGCTCAGACTAGGGGCTGACGCAGTCTCCATGCATGTTAACATAGGAAACGATCTTGAGGACCGCATGCTGGTTGACCTCGGCGAAGTAACTGATGAGGCCCACCAGTTCGGCATCCCGGTGCTGGCAACAGTCTTTGCCCGCGGAAGCCAGATAGTAAACGAGCACGATTCAAGTCTGGTTGCCCACTGCATCCGCATCGGCGCGGAACTGGGCCCGGATATCGTAGCCGTCCCCTACCCCAATAACGGAGACGCCTTCGGCAGAGCCGTTGCTGCAAGCCCTGTCCCGGTACTGGTTACCGGAGGGCCGCTGGGACAGAGTGTGGAGAACGCGCTGAACAACACGTTGATGGGACTGGAATCCGGCTGCCGGGGCTGCTGCATAGGCCGCAACATTTTTCAGACCGAGAATCCGATTGAAAGCATGGCCAGATTTGCAGAAATTGCACACGAAAAACAAGATATTTAAGCAACATAGAATAAAATATTAAATTTTTGAAAAAATCGTTTGACAAAACAGATCTTCATCGGCAGTATCCCTCCTCGTGGCAGTGAGCAACAGCGAATGGTGACAGACATTCAAGGGGCTTACAACAAAACTGCCGTAATATGACAAGTGGGCGGATAGCTCAGTTGGGAGAGCATCGGCCTTACAAGCCGAGGGTCACAGGTTCGAGCCCTGTTCCGCCTACCACTAAGTCA
This window harbors:
- a CDS encoding 2-amino-3,7-dideoxy-D-threo-hept-6-ulosonate synthase, which gives rise to MNGTNRRMKRLFDKESGNALILALDHGANEGMIDGLGAIPSILEALPASGVQGVILNKGLAKHYSSLIPTDVNLIVQLNAGTRHGSPTYNKNIVCSIQEALRLGADAVSMHVNIGNDLEDRMLVDLGEVTDEAHQFGIPVLATVFARGSQIVNEHDSSLVAHCIRIGAELGPDIVAVPYPNNGDAFGRAVAASPVPVLVTGGPLGQSVENALNNTLMGLESGCRGCCIGRNIFQTENPIESMARFAEIAHEKQDI
- a CDS encoding RsmB/NOP family class I SAM-dependent RNA methyltransferase — protein: MKNNLRTFRLVCSDRDIPVVEELLRAQGFEFRPEQFYSQARILEKEPFPLGESVAARFGRIYIQDRSSMLPPLMLAPEEGDTVLDMCAAPGSKTGLLSRLAGRNGFVLACEASGDRLALLRQNMRKTQSVNTATAHYESQKLPLSPESWNIIQLDPPCSGWGTLNKNPKAMDLWKDEKTIPLVTLQRKLLTKAYELLAPGGRLVYSTCTTNVQENEEQTRFAIEELGYENFDLPRPAGFTIADPLLPGMEGVLRVDGSGGGQGFYLCGLKKPGKAETSISGDCNPPGRKIDLNKIEFPEAVDLDSLPEGELYEFRDKAVFMNRTALEILPGGLRWQGFPVGRINKNRFRPDPYARCLLPGKPSGTALVVEKAEELSNLLSGQSLNGPAAGKGPAGLYYKEMLLGFIGKKGSRYFWTDK